ATTGGTCAAGAGGTTCCCGATGATATTGTCCCCGCATCGAGCGACTTTTTGGTTGAATGTATTTTAGATGGCTTTGAGAAAAAAAGAGGTGAACATGGAAACGCAGGCAAATAAGCTCCAAGAACTGGTCGGCGCAGCTTCTGCCAAAGAGCATAGCCATACGAAATATATCGCCATTACCAGTGGTAAAGGCGGTGTGGGTAAAAGTACGGTCAGTGCCAATATGGCAAATATTCTCGCGAATAATGGCTACAAAGTAGGGCTCTTTGATGCTGATATTGGACTCGCAAACCTTGATGTCATTCTTAATGTTCGGATTGATAAAAATATTTTACATGTACTTAAAGGCGAGTGTACCCTTGCAGATGTGATTGTCCCTATTAAAAAGAATTTGTTGCTCATTCCAGGTGAAAGCGGTGATGAGATCTTAAAATACTCTGAGCAGTTTTTGTTTGAACGCTTTTTAGAAGAGACCAAAGTGCTCAACGATCTTGATTTTATGATCATCGATACAGGAGCGGGAATTGGCGGACATATTCAGCTCTTTTTAGAAGCCGCCGATGAGGTCATCGTAGTTACTGTGCCTGATCCTGCAGCGATTACCGATGCGTACGCAACGATTAAGATCACCAGTAAAACGCAATCTAGCATTCATGTTATTTTAAATATGACCAAAAGTGAGAAAGAGGCGCAACTGATTTTTGATAAGATCAATAAAGTCGCTATGGCCAATATTGGCAATGGTTTGAAGCTCAATTTAATTGGCAAATTGCCTGAGGATAAACTCATCTCAAAAAGCATCAAACAGCGCACACTCTTTACCAATGATGCGCCTAATTCTTTAGCATCTTTGGATATGAAACGCATCGTCAACAATTTAGTCTACAAATTGGAACGAAAAGTGCTTAAAAGTGATACGAATAAGAGCTTCGGAAGCTTCTTTAAGCGTATTATTGAGCAATTTTAGATACATTTTGTAAAGGCGTTTATATGGTCAAATCAGAAAATTTCATCTATTTTTTCACCATCTGTGGTTTTTTTATAGGGTTGATGTTTTCGATACTGAATTTTTCAGAGCCAGAAGAGATACTCTTTTACACGTTAGAGATAACGCTGTTTTTCTATCTCATTATCCATGTGGCTGTGATGAATTTCTTTGATTTTGATCGTATGGCGACGTTTATTTTCGATAAAAAAGATCACGAAAATATTGGCGATTATTTTATTCAAGAGCTTGAAAACAGAGAAAAAGTGATGGATAGTCTCTTAGCAAGCATTGATAATATGAACCAGCACTATGATAAGATCATGAAAGGCTCAACGGAGAGTAATGAATCCTACACTACTAAAAAAGCAGCAGCCTAATCCTTACAGTCAAAATATTAAAAAAGAGCAAGATGAACTTGTCTTGCAATACCTTCCTGCCGTGCGTGCTATGGCATATCGC
Above is a genomic segment from Sulfurospirillum halorespirans DSM 13726 containing:
- a CDS encoding MinD/ParA family protein, coding for METQANKLQELVGAASAKEHSHTKYIAITSGKGGVGKSTVSANMANILANNGYKVGLFDADIGLANLDVILNVRIDKNILHVLKGECTLADVIVPIKKNLLLIPGESGDEILKYSEQFLFERFLEETKVLNDLDFMIIDTGAGIGGHIQLFLEAADEVIVVTVPDPAAITDAYATIKITSKTQSSIHVILNMTKSEKEAQLIFDKINKVAMANIGNGLKLNLIGKLPEDKLISKSIKQRTLFTNDAPNSLASLDMKRIVNNLVYKLERKVLKSDTNKSFGSFFKRIIEQF